A DNA window from Comamonas fluminis contains the following coding sequences:
- a CDS encoding enoyl-CoA hydratase family protein: MSSQQFHSTIHDNGVAELVIDRAPVNALNAAGWNGLAKEIQSLGDKPEVRVIVIRAENRGFCAGVDIKELATNDKLIVDVNAGNYATFKAVHLNKVPVIAAVHGFVLGGGIGICGASDIVIAAEDATFGLPEVDRGAMGGAAHLQRMFGVQKTRYLFFTGEMIGAQEAFRLGAIERVVPREQLRDTAMDIANKIAAKSPAMIRIAKEALTGIEDGNLEDKYRWEQGFTLQAYMSPDSAETRSAFVEKRDAKF; this comes from the coding sequence ATGTCCTCTCAACAATTTCACTCCACTATTCACGACAACGGTGTGGCAGAGCTGGTGATTGACCGCGCTCCCGTTAATGCCCTGAATGCAGCCGGCTGGAATGGCCTGGCCAAGGAAATCCAGTCGCTGGGCGACAAGCCCGAAGTGCGCGTCATCGTGATCCGCGCCGAAAACCGTGGCTTTTGCGCCGGTGTGGATATCAAGGAACTGGCCACCAACGACAAGCTCATCGTCGATGTGAACGCTGGCAACTACGCCACGTTCAAGGCGGTGCACCTGAACAAGGTTCCCGTGATCGCTGCAGTCCACGGCTTTGTGCTGGGTGGCGGCATTGGTATCTGCGGTGCATCCGACATCGTGATTGCGGCGGAAGACGCCACTTTCGGCTTGCCCGAAGTGGACCGTGGCGCCATGGGCGGTGCAGCTCACCTGCAGCGCATGTTCGGTGTGCAAAAGACCCGCTACCTGTTCTTCACGGGCGAGATGATCGGCGCACAGGAAGCTTTCCGTCTGGGTGCGATTGAGCGTGTGGTGCCCCGCGAGCAACTGCGCGACACCGCCATGGACATCGCCAACAAGATTGCGGCCAAGAGCCCCGCCATGATCCGCATCGCCAAGGAAGCGCTGACCGGTATTGAAGACGGCAATCTGGAAGACAAATACCGGTGGGAACAAGGCTTCACCCTGCAAGCCTATATGAGCCCCGATTCCGCCGAGACGCGCAGCGCCTTCGTGGAAAAGCGCGACGCCAAGTTCTGA
- a CDS encoding acyl-CoA dehydrogenase family protein — protein sequence MDLTYTPAQKAFRMKVREWLKENAPKERLKSYDTREGFEQHRQWEAKLADAGYSAVTWPKDLGGSGCDLNEWLIFEEEYWAADAPARVNQNGILLFGSTLMEFGTPEQKARFLPRMARCDDMWAQGWSEPNAGSDMAAISSRAIRQGDKYILNGQKIWSTRAIFADWLFGLFRSDPASSRHHGLSYILVPLNTPGITVRPIRAINGSEHFAEIFFDDVEVPVENLLGAEGKGWHVAMATAGFERGLLLRSPARYQRSVQKLVDLYLRNQAEADRDHSIRDAVLRAWQGAEAYTLSSYHTVSRLAKGAQIGAEASTNKIVWSELDILIHETAMRILGPRAEVCDDEEANFWLEGFLFSQAGPIYAGSNEIQRNIIAQRMLGLPKS from the coding sequence ATGGATTTGACCTACACCCCGGCGCAAAAAGCCTTCCGCATGAAAGTGCGGGAATGGCTCAAGGAAAATGCTCCCAAGGAACGCCTCAAGAGCTATGACACCCGCGAAGGTTTCGAGCAGCACCGCCAGTGGGAGGCCAAGCTGGCCGATGCTGGCTACAGCGCTGTGACCTGGCCCAAAGATCTGGGTGGCAGCGGCTGTGATCTGAACGAGTGGCTGATCTTTGAAGAAGAGTACTGGGCAGCCGATGCACCGGCTCGCGTGAACCAGAACGGCATTTTGCTGTTCGGCTCTACGCTGATGGAATTTGGTACGCCCGAGCAAAAAGCCCGCTTCCTGCCCCGCATGGCACGTTGCGACGATATGTGGGCTCAGGGCTGGTCCGAGCCCAATGCAGGCTCTGACATGGCTGCCATCAGCAGCCGCGCCATCCGCCAGGGCGACAAATACATCCTGAACGGTCAGAAGATTTGGTCCACCCGCGCCATTTTTGCGGACTGGCTGTTTGGCCTGTTCCGCAGCGACCCCGCTTCCAGCCGTCACCATGGCCTGAGCTACATCCTGGTGCCGCTGAACACACCCGGTATTACCGTGCGCCCCATTCGCGCTATCAATGGCAGCGAGCATTTCGCCGAAATCTTCTTCGACGATGTGGAAGTGCCGGTAGAGAACCTGCTGGGTGCGGAAGGCAAGGGCTGGCATGTGGCCATGGCTACCGCTGGTTTTGAACGTGGCCTGCTGCTGCGCTCGCCAGCACGCTATCAGCGCAGCGTGCAAAAGCTGGTGGATCTGTATCTGCGCAATCAGGCGGAAGCCGATCGCGATCACTCCATCCGCGATGCCGTGCTGCGTGCCTGGCAAGGTGCGGAAGCCTACACCTTGTCTTCGTACCACACGGTCAGCCGCCTGGCCAAGGGCGCGCAGATTGGTGCGGAAGCCAGCACCAACAAGATTGTCTGGTCCGAGCTGGACATCCTGATTCACGAAACCGCGATGCGGATTCTGGGCCCGCGTGCAGAAGTCTGCGACGACGAAGAAGCCAACTTCTGGCTCGAAGGTTTCCTGTTCTCTCAGGCCGGCCCCATCTATGCGGGCAGCAACGAGATTCAGCGCAACATCATCGCCCAGCGCATGCTGGGTCTGCCCAAGTCCTGA
- a CDS encoding acyl-CoA dehydrogenase family protein, protein MDFTFTEDQTAFRDSISRFLMTEAAPELLRDLWETKSGRSPELWSKIAEQGFMALSVPEADGGMGMTDIDWVLLQQEVGYYGLPDCLTETAFVAVGMLSALPAGNAVRSEWLPKIATGECRVAVGHPINPNVADAAMADILLLPHASSTGLELHLVPRAQCQLTELKSIDSSRRLSKVQWTPSDATRVLAGVEAQKIWDTAAERGALCSAAQMLGLAQRMLDLSVDYVAQRKQFDKVIGSFQAVQHHLADIVTKIEFAKPVLYRAFYALQHGEADVAVRVSHAKLQCSEASWFASRNSLQVHGAMGYTWEVDLQMFMKRAWVLDAAWGDKGYHSARLSQGLLRGAGAPVGPGATFDRETSACGGCTAQTAINTIAEEVAA, encoded by the coding sequence ATGGACTTCACTTTCACCGAAGATCAAACCGCGTTTCGTGATTCGATCAGCCGCTTTCTGATGACAGAAGCTGCTCCGGAGCTGCTGCGCGACCTGTGGGAAACCAAGAGCGGCCGCTCTCCCGAGCTGTGGAGCAAGATTGCCGAGCAGGGCTTCATGGCTCTGTCCGTGCCCGAAGCCGACGGCGGCATGGGCATGACCGACATTGACTGGGTATTGCTGCAGCAGGAAGTGGGCTACTACGGCCTGCCCGACTGCCTGACGGAAACCGCTTTCGTTGCGGTTGGCATGCTGTCGGCACTGCCTGCGGGCAATGCGGTGCGCAGCGAATGGCTGCCCAAGATTGCGACGGGCGAGTGCCGCGTGGCCGTTGGTCACCCCATCAACCCCAATGTGGCTGATGCGGCCATGGCCGATATCTTGCTGCTGCCTCACGCCAGCAGCACAGGCCTTGAGCTGCATCTGGTGCCCCGCGCACAGTGCCAGCTGACAGAGCTCAAGAGCATTGACTCTTCGCGCCGCCTGAGCAAGGTGCAATGGACGCCTTCCGACGCCACCCGAGTGCTGGCAGGCGTTGAAGCGCAGAAGATCTGGGATACGGCTGCCGAGCGTGGCGCGCTGTGCTCTGCCGCGCAGATGCTGGGCCTGGCCCAGCGCATGCTGGACCTGTCGGTGGACTATGTCGCCCAGCGCAAGCAGTTCGACAAGGTCATTGGCAGCTTCCAGGCCGTGCAGCATCACCTGGCAGACATCGTCACCAAGATCGAATTCGCCAAGCCAGTGCTGTACCGCGCTTTCTACGCGCTGCAGCATGGCGAGGCCGATGTGGCAGTGCGTGTTTCTCACGCCAAGCTGCAGTGCAGCGAAGCGAGCTGGTTTGCCTCGCGCAACAGCCTGCAGGTGCATGGCGCTATGGGGTACACCTGGGAAGTCGATCTGCAGATGTTCATGAAGCGCGCCTGGGTGCTGGACGCTGCCTGGGGCGACAAGGGCTATCACTCTGCTCGTCTGAGCCAGGGGCTGCTGCGCGGCGCAGGCGCTCCCGTTGGCCCTGGTGCCACATTCGACCGCGAAACATCCGCATGCGGCGGCTGCACAGCGCAGACCGCTATCAATACCATTGCTGAAGAGGTGGCTGCATGA
- a CDS encoding acetyl-CoA C-acetyltransferase, whose protein sequence is MSAQAYIVDALRSPTGKRKGSLATVHGADLGAHVIKELVERNEIPASEYDDVIFGCVDTIGALAGDIARTSWLAAGMPLNVPGTTIDRQCGSSQQAIHFAAQAVMSGTQDVILAGGVQTMTAIPISSAMLAGQPLGFTTPFAESKGWQARFGNAPVNQFYAAQRIADHWGISRADMEVFAKESHDRALKAIAEGRFDREIVPFGDFKMDETARLSTLEKMATLEPVDPTYPAITAAVSSSTCDAAAAVLVVSEAALKRYNLKPRARIHHISVRADDPIWHLTAPIAATEYALKKSGMTMSDIDLVEINEAFASVVMAWLKETGYDHAKTNVNGGAIALGHPLGASGAKLMTTLLHELERTGGRFGLQTMCEGGGQANVTIIERL, encoded by the coding sequence ATGAGCGCCCAAGCTTATATCGTTGACGCTCTGCGCTCGCCCACTGGCAAGCGCAAGGGCTCTCTCGCAACCGTGCATGGCGCCGACCTGGGCGCCCATGTGATCAAGGAACTGGTTGAGCGCAACGAGATTCCCGCGTCTGAATATGACGACGTGATCTTCGGTTGCGTGGACACCATTGGCGCGCTGGCTGGCGACATTGCCCGCACTTCCTGGCTGGCTGCGGGCATGCCTTTGAACGTGCCCGGCACCACTATTGACCGCCAGTGCGGATCTTCCCAGCAGGCCATTCACTTTGCGGCGCAGGCCGTGATGAGCGGCACGCAGGACGTGATTCTGGCCGGTGGCGTGCAGACCATGACAGCGATCCCGATCTCCTCGGCCATGCTGGCAGGCCAGCCTCTGGGCTTCACCACGCCGTTTGCCGAGAGCAAGGGCTGGCAGGCACGTTTTGGCAATGCACCGGTCAACCAGTTCTATGCAGCGCAGCGCATTGCTGACCACTGGGGCATTAGCCGTGCAGACATGGAAGTGTTTGCCAAGGAAAGCCATGACCGCGCACTGAAGGCAATTGCCGAAGGCCGTTTTGACCGCGAAATCGTGCCTTTCGGTGACTTCAAGATGGACGAGACCGCGCGTCTTTCCACGCTGGAAAAGATGGCCACGCTGGAGCCGGTGGACCCAACCTATCCGGCCATCACCGCTGCAGTTTCCAGCTCCACCTGCGATGCAGCAGCTGCTGTGCTGGTGGTGTCCGAGGCGGCTCTCAAGCGCTACAACCTCAAGCCCCGTGCCCGTATCCACCACATCAGTGTGCGTGCCGATGACCCCATCTGGCATCTGACCGCACCGATTGCGGCGACGGAATACGCGCTCAAGAAGTCGGGCATGACCATGTCCGATATCGACCTGGTTGAAATCAACGAAGCCTTTGCCTCCGTCGTCATGGCCTGGCTCAAGGAAACTGGTTACGACCACGCCAAGACCAACGTCAACGGCGGCGCCATCGCTCTGGGTCACCCGCTGGGTGCCTCGGGCGCCAAGCTCATGACCACCTTGCTGCATGAGCTGGAGCGCACCGGCGGTCGCTTTGGTCTGCAGACCATGTGCGAAGGCGGTGGTCAGGCCAATGTGACCATCATCGAGCGCCTCTGA
- a CDS encoding amidase has product MQDSATDTERRTFLMAAATTVAASALPVEQAMAKTQAQAQVQGAPADAITMAEQLRRGDMTPLEALDAAIARVEVLPKLNAVVIKNYEQARELARKQSALSGAERKKACETAPLWGMPFVLKDLGVSMAGTVTSNGCGFFKDAVAQHDSTVVSRYKAAGLNIFGKTAAPEFGMTTTTESKLYGVTPNPWNSKHTTGGSSGGTAAAVAAGILPVGHATDGGGSIRIPSAHCGLFGLKPSRGRVPAGPDSLDGAIGLSVGHVISRSVRDSALLLDVGAGPEFGSRVRPGSDVQGSYLKALNQPPEKKLRIAVWRKTYFGIPVHADCLAAVDKAAKACEAMGHIVEDAMPDLPVAEIFAGMGPGMSAGMLSGVEYREKQLGRAAREDEFEPLNWAALQAAKKASALELFRGRAGFDKAGQLIDAFLSKYDLILSPTTAVPAQLLGALRLDQPYASYAAEAMNSSAFTSLFNISGHPAMSVPLHWTAENIPVGSHFVAPFGAEGRLLRLAAQLEQALPWAHRMPDLSAFKA; this is encoded by the coding sequence ATGCAAGACAGCGCGACAGATACAGAACGTAGAACATTTCTCATGGCTGCCGCCACCACGGTTGCGGCCAGCGCTTTGCCAGTTGAGCAGGCCATGGCAAAGACGCAGGCACAGGCACAGGTACAGGGCGCACCTGCAGATGCCATCACCATGGCCGAGCAACTGCGCCGTGGTGACATGACGCCTCTTGAAGCGTTGGATGCGGCCATTGCCCGTGTGGAAGTGCTGCCCAAGCTCAATGCCGTTGTCATCAAGAACTACGAGCAGGCGCGTGAACTGGCCCGCAAGCAATCGGCGCTGAGCGGTGCAGAGCGTAAAAAAGCCTGCGAAACAGCGCCGCTGTGGGGCATGCCCTTTGTGCTCAAGGACCTGGGCGTCAGCATGGCAGGCACCGTCACTTCCAACGGCTGCGGCTTTTTCAAGGATGCGGTGGCCCAGCACGATTCCACCGTGGTGTCGCGTTACAAGGCGGCTGGCCTGAATATTTTTGGCAAGACCGCTGCACCTGAATTTGGCATGACCACGACCACGGAGTCCAAGCTCTATGGCGTTACGCCCAACCCATGGAATAGCAAGCACACCACGGGTGGGTCATCGGGCGGCACGGCGGCTGCGGTGGCTGCGGGCATCTTGCCTGTGGGGCATGCCACAGATGGTGGTGGCTCCATTCGCATTCCGTCCGCGCACTGCGGCCTGTTTGGCCTCAAGCCCAGTCGTGGTCGTGTGCCTGCAGGGCCGGATTCGCTGGATGGCGCAATCGGCCTGTCGGTAGGGCATGTCATCAGCCGCAGCGTGCGCGACAGTGCCTTGCTGCTGGATGTGGGCGCAGGTCCGGAGTTCGGCTCTCGCGTGCGCCCCGGTAGCGATGTGCAGGGCAGCTATCTGAAGGCTTTGAATCAGCCGCCCGAAAAAAAGTTGCGCATTGCCGTCTGGCGCAAGACTTACTTTGGCATTCCCGTGCATGCCGATTGCCTGGCTGCCGTGGACAAGGCTGCCAAGGCCTGTGAGGCCATGGGGCACATTGTTGAAGACGCCATGCCTGATTTGCCCGTGGCCGAGATTTTTGCGGGCATGGGGCCAGGCATGTCGGCAGGCATGCTCAGCGGTGTTGAATACCGCGAAAAGCAACTGGGGCGTGCAGCGCGAGAGGATGAGTTCGAGCCGCTGAACTGGGCTGCGCTGCAGGCGGCCAAAAAAGCTTCGGCACTGGAGCTGTTCCGGGGGCGTGCAGGTTTTGACAAGGCGGGTCAGCTGATCGATGCTTTCCTGAGCAAATACGACCTGATTCTTTCGCCCACGACAGCCGTGCCAGCCCAGTTGCTGGGTGCGCTGCGCCTGGATCAGCCCTATGCCAGCTATGCGGCAGAGGCCATGAACTCTTCGGCGTTCACCTCGCTGTTCAATATCAGTGGCCATCCCGCCATGTCGGTGCCGCTGCACTGGACGGCGGAGAACATTCCCGTGGGCTCGCACTTTGTGGCGCCATTTGGCGCTGAGGGGCGTTTGCTGCGTCTGGCCGCGCAGCTGGAGCAGGCCTTGCCATGGGCCCATCGTATGCCTGACCTGTCGGCTTTCAAGGCCTGA
- a CDS encoding amidase: MSNSNSNNHGLDRRAFVMGAGAVAAGAAIPAAQALAGKKQEAGMDVKVDGYAWAEQIRRGDVTPLEALDAAIGRVEALPKLNAVVIKDYEIARTLAKQMSALGAAARAEATEKAPMWGVPFLIKDLNQYMKGTVTTNGCRFFKGAVAEYDSTLVARYKAAGLNIFGKTASPEFGQTPTTESLLYGKSPNPWNAAHTTGGSSGGAASVVAAGILPVAHASDGGGSIRIPASHCGLFGLKPSRGRLPAGPVNMEGWLGLSMNHVISRSVRDSAHLLDLTQGREPGSRSVPPRDVESSYLEALKQEPRKLKIAVWPRNYFGIPVHADCQAAVDKAIKACLALGHEIVEDMPELPVADVFSGLGIVTSVGMMATIRAREKLLGRAVRQDEVEQMDWVYLEKAKSYTAEQMLAARTNFDTAGQILDRFFLKYDLILTPVMAVPPPLLGVLSLDQPYESFAREAVKASPYTTLFNMTGQPAMSVPMHWTADNLPIGAHFAAPYGREGRLFGLAAQLEQTVPWADRMPDLSVFKA; this comes from the coding sequence ATGTCGAACAGCAATTCCAACAATCATGGCCTGGATCGCCGCGCTTTTGTGATGGGCGCTGGCGCAGTTGCGGCGGGTGCAGCCATCCCCGCAGCTCAGGCTTTGGCAGGCAAAAAGCAGGAGGCAGGCATGGATGTGAAGGTGGACGGCTACGCATGGGCCGAGCAAATTCGTCGTGGCGATGTAACGCCTCTGGAAGCACTGGATGCCGCCATTGGCCGCGTGGAAGCGCTGCCCAAGCTCAATGCCGTGGTGATCAAGGACTACGAGATCGCCCGTACTTTGGCCAAGCAAATGTCTGCTCTGGGGGCTGCAGCCCGCGCTGAAGCCACCGAGAAAGCACCCATGTGGGGCGTTCCCTTTCTGATCAAAGACCTGAATCAGTACATGAAGGGAACGGTCACCACCAACGGCTGCCGTTTCTTCAAGGGCGCTGTTGCCGAATATGACAGCACGCTGGTGGCGCGCTACAAGGCCGCTGGCCTCAATATTTTTGGCAAGACGGCATCGCCCGAGTTTGGCCAGACGCCCACAACAGAGTCTTTGCTCTACGGCAAGTCGCCCAACCCCTGGAACGCAGCCCACACCACGGGTGGCTCATCGGGTGGCGCGGCTTCTGTGGTTGCGGCAGGCATTTTGCCGGTGGCCCATGCCAGCGATGGCGGTGGCTCCATCCGCATTCCCGCTTCGCACTGCGGCCTGTTTGGTCTCAAGCCCAGCCGTGGGCGCCTGCCAGCGGGGCCTGTGAATATGGAAGGCTGGCTGGGGCTATCCATGAACCATGTGATTAGCCGTTCGGTGCGTGACAGTGCGCACTTGCTGGACTTGACGCAGGGCCGTGAACCTGGCTCGCGCTCGGTGCCGCCGCGTGATGTGGAAAGCAGCTATCTGGAGGCGCTGAAGCAGGAGCCGCGCAAACTGAAGATCGCCGTCTGGCCTCGTAACTACTTTGGTATTCCTGTGCATGCCGATTGCCAAGCAGCCGTGGACAAAGCCATCAAGGCCTGCCTGGCACTGGGCCACGAAATCGTGGAAGACATGCCAGAGCTGCCAGTGGCCGATGTGTTCTCTGGCCTGGGCATTGTGACTTCGGTTGGCATGATGGCCACCATTCGTGCCCGCGAAAAACTGCTGGGCCGTGCCGTGCGTCAGGACGAGGTGGAACAGATGGACTGGGTCTATCTGGAAAAAGCCAAGAGCTATACGGCCGAGCAGATGCTGGCTGCGCGCACCAACTTCGATACGGCAGGCCAGATTCTGGACCGCTTCTTCCTGAAGTACGACCTGATTCTGACGCCAGTGATGGCGGTGCCGCCACCGCTGCTGGGCGTGCTGTCGCTCGATCAGCCCTACGAATCGTTTGCGCGTGAGGCTGTCAAGGCTTCGCCCTACACCACACTTTTCAATATGACGGGCCAGCCCGCCATGTCTGTGCCCATGCACTGGACTGCTGACAACCTGCCCATTGGCGCGCACTTTGCCGCGCCCTATGGACGCGAAGGTCGCCTGTTCGGTCTGGCTGCACAGCTGGAGCAAACCGTTCCATGGGCAGACCGCATGCCGGATCTGTCTGTTTTCAAAGCGTAA
- a CDS encoding SDR family oxidoreductase — translation MGICNQRTVVITGAGGGLGRAYALAFAQEGANVVVNDIRAEAAQAVADEVKAAGGQAIANTGDITSVAGAQSILDATLAAFGDVNVIVNNAGVLRDRMFLSLSEEDWDMVMRVHLRGHFCMAKVFGGYWRDQKKAGKEVDARIINTSSGAGLQGSIGQSNYAAAKAGIAGLTLVQAAELARYGITANCLAPAARTSMTEGAMPDMVKKPESGFDVWDPMNVASIVVWLGSAQSKHVTGRCFEAKGGELSVADGWFTGKINDKQGRWEPSELTGVVDQLIAEGKAPQKVYGT, via the coding sequence ATGGGTATTTGCAACCAGAGAACCGTCGTCATTACCGGTGCAGGCGGTGGCCTTGGCCGCGCCTATGCGCTGGCCTTCGCGCAAGAAGGTGCAAATGTGGTGGTCAATGACATCCGCGCCGAAGCCGCGCAGGCCGTGGCCGATGAAGTCAAGGCCGCTGGCGGTCAGGCCATTGCCAACACGGGCGACATCACTTCGGTGGCCGGCGCTCAGTCGATTCTGGACGCAACCCTGGCAGCCTTTGGCGATGTGAACGTGATCGTCAACAACGCCGGCGTGCTGCGCGACCGCATGTTCCTGAGCCTGTCAGAAGAAGACTGGGACATGGTCATGCGCGTGCATCTGCGCGGCCACTTCTGCATGGCCAAGGTGTTCGGTGGCTACTGGCGTGACCAGAAGAAGGCAGGCAAGGAAGTGGATGCCCGCATCATCAACACCAGCTCCGGCGCGGGCCTGCAAGGCTCCATCGGCCAGAGCAACTACGCAGCCGCCAAGGCCGGTATTGCTGGCCTGACACTGGTGCAGGCGGCTGAACTGGCCCGCTACGGCATCACCGCCAACTGCCTGGCGCCTGCTGCGCGTACCTCCATGACCGAAGGCGCCATGCCCGATATGGTCAAGAAGCCCGAATCCGGCTTTGACGTGTGGGACCCCATGAACGTGGCTTCCATCGTGGTGTGGCTGGGCAGCGCTCAGTCCAAGCATGTGACGGGCCGCTGCTTTGAAGCCAAGGGCGGCGAGCTGTCCGTGGCCGATGGCTGGTTCACCGGCAAGATCAATGACAAGCAAGGCCGCTGGGAACCTTCCGAGCTGACTGGCGTGGTCGATCAGCTGATTGCCGAAGGCAAGGCTCCCCAGAAGGTTTACGGCACCTGA
- a CDS encoding acyl-CoA dehydrogenase family protein, whose product MDLSLNEEQKMIVESAVVFLQEKSTTAQVRKVSETEGGLDRALWQEVVEMGWCGVALPEAAGGMGLGLRELTLLQEQMGYHLACVPFFDAVVALTPLWKALSQTEQGLPVVERLAQSGQICVLGMTVRGELPAAATVKVEGATGDQLVLNGQWSQVGSGAHADVFLLPATLPCGSLGLLEVSAKADGLNVQALQTIDATRSSANVTATNVKLTGAAVLIYGDALSKLWAQTRNVAAIGLAAEQVGVAERALDLAVEYTKERQQFGKAVGSFQGVKHRAAQMLVKVETARSAVYAAAFIADTAGETTDLTYFAAQARTDATEAALFSTRESIQLHGGVGFTWEFDPHLFFRRAQASSQRLGTVEQWREQIAARLLDEQPVAEAA is encoded by the coding sequence ATGGATTTAAGTCTGAACGAAGAGCAAAAAATGATCGTCGAAAGCGCGGTCGTGTTTTTGCAGGAAAAAAGCACGACAGCGCAGGTGCGTAAGGTCTCTGAAACAGAAGGCGGTCTGGACCGCGCGCTGTGGCAGGAAGTGGTGGAGATGGGCTGGTGCGGCGTGGCGCTGCCCGAAGCCGCTGGTGGCATGGGCCTGGGTTTGCGTGAGCTGACGCTGCTGCAGGAGCAGATGGGTTACCACCTGGCTTGCGTTCCTTTCTTTGATGCGGTGGTGGCACTCACTCCGCTGTGGAAGGCCCTGAGCCAGACCGAGCAGGGCCTGCCAGTGGTGGAGCGACTGGCACAGTCCGGCCAGATCTGCGTGCTGGGCATGACGGTGCGCGGCGAGCTGCCTGCAGCGGCGACGGTGAAGGTTGAAGGCGCGACAGGCGATCAGTTGGTGCTGAACGGCCAGTGGAGCCAGGTTGGCTCTGGCGCGCATGCCGATGTGTTTTTGCTGCCCGCCACACTGCCTTGCGGATCGCTGGGTTTGCTGGAAGTCAGCGCAAAGGCTGATGGCCTGAACGTGCAGGCGCTGCAGACGATTGATGCCACACGCAGCAGCGCCAACGTGACGGCGACCAATGTGAAGCTGACAGGTGCTGCCGTTCTTATCTATGGCGATGCACTGAGCAAGCTGTGGGCGCAGACCCGCAATGTGGCTGCGATTGGCCTGGCCGCCGAACAGGTGGGCGTGGCTGAGCGTGCGCTGGATCTGGCCGTGGAATACACCAAGGAGCGCCAGCAGTTCGGCAAGGCCGTGGGCAGCTTCCAGGGCGTCAAGCACCGCGCAGCGCAGATGCTGGTGAAGGTGGAGACTGCGCGCTCTGCGGTTTATGCAGCAGCTTTCATAGCGGATACCGCCGGTGAAACAACGGATTTGACCTATTTTGCAGCGCAAGCCCGTACAGATGCTACGGAAGCAGCTCTCTTTTCTACGCGTGAAAGCATTCAACTGCACGGCGGCGTGGGCTTTACCTGGGAGTTTGATCCGCACCTGTTCTTCCGCCGCGCGCAGGCATCCAGCCAGCGCCTGGGAACGGTGGAGCAGTGGCGCGAGCAGATCGCAGCGCGTTTGTTGGATGAGCAGCCAGTGGCGGAGGCAGCATGA
- a CDS encoding acyl-CoA dehydrogenase family protein, with protein MNMQESEINEAFRAEVREWMAQHLTGKFAPLKHAAGLGSEGYDPQLAKEWEQELAKGGWTGLGWDVQYGGRNAPLSQQVIFHEEYVRCGGPGRIGHIGETLLAPTLMAYGTPEQKQRFLPGILAGTDYWAQGYSEPGAGSDLAAIRTKARRDEATGEWVIDGQKVWTSWAHESEWIFVVARTEEGSTRHSGLSLLLVPINQPGVEVRAIRQITGGSEFNEVFFDGARTDGALHLGPVGDGWKVAMYLLGCERGASTLGQQAHFRHELDLIIDLAKRNGAARDPLLRQRLAKADMGLQTLRAHALRSSDENTPFRVASVSKYAWSNWHRDLGELAMDVLGEQGELALNDPALRPLQQLWLVSRADTIYAGTNEIQMNLMAERALGMPR; from the coding sequence ATGAACATGCAGGAATCGGAAATCAATGAAGCCTTTCGCGCCGAGGTGCGTGAATGGATGGCCCAGCACCTGACGGGCAAGTTTGCCCCGCTCAAGCACGCAGCGGGTCTGGGCTCGGAAGGCTATGACCCGCAACTGGCCAAGGAGTGGGAGCAGGAGCTGGCCAAGGGCGGCTGGACAGGTCTGGGCTGGGATGTGCAATACGGCGGGCGCAATGCGCCGCTGTCCCAGCAAGTCATCTTCCACGAGGAATATGTGCGCTGCGGCGGCCCCGGCCGTATCGGCCACATTGGCGAGACGCTGCTGGCGCCCACGCTGATGGCCTATGGCACGCCCGAACAAAAGCAGCGCTTTCTGCCCGGTATTCTGGCGGGTACGGACTACTGGGCTCAGGGCTACTCCGAGCCTGGCGCAGGCTCTGACCTGGCCGCAATTCGCACCAAGGCGCGCCGCGATGAGGCGACAGGCGAGTGGGTGATTGACGGCCAGAAGGTCTGGACATCATGGGCCCATGAATCCGAATGGATATTTGTGGTGGCCCGTACCGAAGAGGGCAGCACACGCCACTCGGGCCTGAGCCTGCTGCTGGTGCCCATCAACCAGCCCGGCGTGGAAGTGCGCGCCATCCGCCAGATCACCGGCGGCTCGGAATTCAACGAAGTCTTCTTCGATGGCGCCCGCACCGATGGCGCGCTGCACCTGGGCCCTGTGGGCGATGGCTGGAAAGTGGCCATGTACTTGCTGGGCTGCGAGCGCGGTGCCTCAACACTGGGCCAGCAGGCGCATTTCCGCCACGAACTGGATCTGATCATCGACCTGGCCAAGCGCAATGGCGCGGCCCGTGACCCGCTGCTGCGCCAGCGTCTGGCCAAGGCCGACATGGGCTTGCAGACCCTGCGTGCCCATGCCCTGCGCTCCAGCGATGAAAACACGCCGTTCCGTGTGGCCTCGGTTTCCAAGTACGCATGGTCCAACTGGCACCGCGATCTGGGCGAACTGGCGATGGACGTGCTGGGAGAGCAGGGCGAGCTGGCCCTGAATGATCCGGCGCTGCGTCCCCTGCAGCAGCTCTGGCTGGTCAGCCGTGCCGACACGATCTACGCAGGCACCAACGAGATTCAGATGAACCTCATGGCCGAGCGCGCCCTGGGCATGCCACGCTAA